One Synergistaceae bacterium genomic window, GCTGCAACAGGGCATTTACGATTTTTTCATGATCGGCAAGCGCTTCTTCGTCATGTTCCGCGTCGTAGTACACCAAAAATTGCAGGAGCTCTTTGATCTGGGCGTATTGCATGTTCAAAAAGCGATTTTTGGAGGTGTTGATGAGCAGGTCATGAAACTGGAAGTCGCAGCGATCGAAGAGGGCCTTGTCTTTGTGCAGATGAGCCGACATGCATTGATGAATTTTTTTGATCTTTTCATGATCTGTTAAATCAAAGTATTGATTGAGGCAAAACATTTCGTGCATTTTGCGCACTTCCATCAGATCTTTGATTTCAGAAGCCGTGTAAGTGGCCACGTAAAATCCCACTCTCGCCCTGTTCACGACGAGCCCCTGGCGGGTCAGATGCAGAAGCGCGTCGCGAACGGGCATGGGACTTACGTTATATTGAGCGGCCAAAATTTTGGGATTGAGCTGATCCCCCATTTTGTAACGCTTTTTCAATATGTGTTGTTTAATTTCTTCATAAAGTTGATTTTGTATACTTTCCTGTACAATTCCCATTTTTTGTTCCTTCACGAGAACGAATCGATCAATTCGGGACGAGCCGCCGGAAAAGTTCTCGTGACGTTATGAAACCCCTTCCGCCAGCTCCCGGCAGGTGTGGTAAACGGAGTTTTCTCCGCGGGCCGTGTAATCCAGCAGCTCCTCCATCAGGGCTATTCTTCCCGGCGTTCCGATGGTCTGAGGGTCGAACTGCGGAATGTAGCTGAGTCCATGCCGAACCGCGCCGTCATATTCCCATTTCCAGTTTTCGAGGGTATGAGCGTACCCCGCAATGCGCCCCTGACCGGTGGGAAACGCCGGATGGTAATTGAAGGCGAAATAAGGGAAGTCAAAAAGCTGCCATTTTATGGGAATTTCCACCAGAGGCGCGACGGAATGGCGATAGGGGATGTCGTCGCCGAAGAGTGAACTGGAGTACTGGAAACCCAGCTCCGCCAGAATCGTCAGAGTTTCGGCGGTGAGTTCTCCCATAAAGGTCCGAAAACCCGCCGGAGCGCTTCCGCAGAGGTTTGTCAAAATCTTTCGGCTTCGCGCCAGAAGCTCCTTTTGCTCGTCCCGTGGAAGAGTCGCGAGGTTTTCTCCCCGACAGCCGCCGCAGGCGATTTCAAAGCCGCTGTCGGCCAGCCGCCGGATGGAATCGGGCCAGTTTTCCGCTATGGCCGCGGGAACAAAAAAGGTGGCAGGCAGGTTCCTTTGCTTCAGGGCGTCCACGACCCGATCCAGCCCCCGAAGTAACCCGTAAGTGCCCATGGAAAGCGTTTTGGGCTTGTTGACGCTGTCGGGAAACTGCCCCAGCCAGAAACTTTCCCCCGCCAGATTGAATGTGATTGCAACGTCGCACTTCATTGGGCGCTCTCCCTCCACCAGCGGGCGATCTCCGAACCCGTGGCCACCCACGCGTCTTTTGAGTCCGCAAGTTGCTGCAAAAGTTTTTCCAGAATGAAAATTTTACCCGGAGCGCCGATCACCTGCGGGTGGAACATGAACGCGCAGCACAGTCCGAACCTGCGGTATCCGGCCAGTTCTCGGAGAAAATTGTCCGCCACCATGTCGTAGCCGGCGATACGGTCCTGCCCGTCCGGCTCGGCGGGGTAATAATTGTAGGCGGTCTGGACGTAGTCGTCCAGCTCCCATCGGGTTGGAATCTCGATGAAGTCGCTGGGCTGCCCGTCGATAACCGTCCGGTAGGGTCGATCGTCGCCGCGCATGGAGCTGGAATAAAGAAAATTCCTCTTCACAAAAAGGCCGGGGGTGAACTCCGACCAGTCTCCCGACGGGGTGCGGAACCCATCCGCCCTTCGCCCCGTAAGCCGGAGAAAAATTTCCTGGCTCCGGTCGATGATGTCCTCCTGTTCCGCCTGGGAACGATCATAAAAACGCTCGTGAAGATAGCCGTGCTGACCGATTTCGTGGCCTCGGGCACAGAGTTTTTCCAGGAGTCCGTCGTAGTGCTCCGCCGTCCAGCCTGGCACGAAAAAGGTGGCGCGGACGCCGTAGCGGTCCAGCATGTCCAGAATACGGTCCACGCAGCGTTTGGGACCATATTGACCCAGAGAAAGGGAACGAATGTAATTCCCGCCGTTGGGCATATTTCGATTGCCGTTGGCCCAGGTCGTCTCGGCGTCCACGTCGAAGGAAAACATGACCGCGCTGGTTTTGCCTTCCGGCCAGCGGGGACGCGGCTTGGAAACGTCCGGAGCCGCGGATGGGGGTTGGGGCATGAGAAATCTTCCTTTCTTCCTGCTGTTTTTTTACAGCATTTTGTCCAAAAACTGCCGGGCCCGTTCCGTTTTCGGGTTGCTGAAAAACTCGGCGGGCGTTTCGTCTTCGAGCATGACGCCCTCGTCCAGAAAAACGATCCGGTGCGCCACCTCCCTGGCGAAGTTCATTTCGTGAGTGACCAGAGCCATGGTGATGCCCGTGCGGGCAAGGTCCTTGATGACCAGCAGAACTTCCTTCACCATTTCGGGATCCAGGGCCGAGGTGGGTTCGTCGAACAGCATCATTTCCGGCTCCATGGCCAGAGCCCGGGCGATGGCCACCCGCTGCTTCTGCCCGCCGGAAAGTTTGGCGGGATAAACGTCGGCCTTGTCCACGAGTCCCACCATTCGCAAAAGGTCCATGGCCTTCTCCTCGATGAGGGCTTTGCGGATTCCCTTCACCTGGATCGGCGCGTAGCAGATATTCTGGAGGGCCGTCATGTGAGGAAAGAGGTTGAAAAGCTGAAAAACCATGCCGATATTCTGCCGGACCAGGCGCAGTTCTTTTTCCTCCAGCCCCGTGATTTCCTGTCCTTTGATGAACACCTTCCCCCGCGTGGGGGTTTCCAGCATGTTGATG contains:
- a CDS encoding polysaccharide deacetylase — translated: MKCDVAITFNLAGESFWLGQFPDSVNKPKTLSMGTYGLLRGLDRVVDALKQRNLPATFFVPAAIAENWPDSIRRLADSGFEIACGGCRGENLATLPRDEQKELLARSRKILTNLCGSAPAGFRTFMGELTAETLTILAELGFQYSSSLFGDDIPYRHSVAPLVEIPIKWQLFDFPYFAFNYHPAFPTGQGRIAGYAHTLENWKWEYDGAVRHGLSYIPQFDPQTIGTPGRIALMEELLDYTARGENSVYHTCRELAEGVS
- a CDS encoding amino acid ABC transporter ATP-binding protein, with the translated sequence MIRLENIHKTFHKLEVLRGVNLRIGKGEVVAIVGPSGSGKSTLLRCINMLETPTRGKVFIKGQEITGLEEKELRLVRQNIGMVFQLFNLFPHMTALQNICYAPIQVKGIRKALIEEKAMDLLRMVGLVDKADVYPAKLSGGQKQRVAIARALAMEPEMMLFDEPTSALDPEMVKEVLLVIKDLARTGITMALVTHEMNFAREVAHRIVFLDEGVMLEDETPAEFFSNPKTERARQFLDKML
- a CDS encoding GntR family transcriptional regulator, coding for MGIVQESIQNQLYEEIKQHILKKRYKMGDQLNPKILAAQYNVSPMPVRDALLHLTRQGLVVNRARVGFYVATYTASEIKDLMEVRKMHEMFCLNQYFDLTDHEKIKKIHQCMSAHLHKDKALFDRCDFQFHDLLINTSKNRFLNMQYAQIKELLQFLVYYDAEHDEEALADHEKIVNALLQ
- a CDS encoding polysaccharide deacetylase, whose product is MPQPPSAAPDVSKPRPRWPEGKTSAVMFSFDVDAETTWANGNRNMPNGGNYIRSLSLGQYGPKRCVDRILDMLDRYGVRATFFVPGWTAEHYDGLLEKLCARGHEIGQHGYLHERFYDRSQAEQEDIIDRSQEIFLRLTGRRADGFRTPSGDWSEFTPGLFVKRNFLYSSSMRGDDRPYRTVIDGQPSDFIEIPTRWELDDYVQTAYNYYPAEPDGQDRIAGYDMVADNFLRELAGYRRFGLCCAFMFHPQVIGAPGKIFILEKLLQQLADSKDAWVATGSEIARWWRESAQ